Proteins from a genomic interval of Phenylobacterium sp. LH3H17:
- a CDS encoding CoA transferase subunit A: MANKVQKDAVEALAGLLFDGMTIMAGGFGLCGIPENLIAAIREAGTKDLTVVSNNCGIDGFGLGVLLESGQIRKMISSYVGENKLFEQLYLSGDLELEFNPQGTLAERIRAGGAGIPAFFTKTGVGTLVAEGKEVREFDGELYVMERGLMADLSIVKAYAGDAEGNLVYRKTARNFNPMMATAGKACVAEVEKLVEIGALDKDNIHTPGIYVDRIVAGAKYEKRIERVTTRPREDKVSA, encoded by the coding sequence ATGGCGAACAAGGTTCAAAAAGACGCGGTCGAGGCCCTGGCGGGCCTGCTGTTCGACGGCATGACGATCATGGCCGGGGGCTTCGGCCTCTGCGGCATCCCGGAAAACCTCATCGCGGCGATCCGCGAGGCTGGGACCAAGGACCTGACCGTGGTCTCCAACAATTGCGGGATCGACGGCTTCGGCCTGGGCGTCCTGCTGGAGAGCGGCCAGATCCGCAAGATGATCTCGTCCTATGTGGGCGAGAACAAGCTGTTCGAGCAGCTCTACCTCTCGGGGGATCTTGAGCTGGAGTTCAACCCGCAGGGCACCCTGGCCGAGCGCATCCGCGCCGGCGGGGCCGGCATCCCGGCCTTCTTCACCAAGACCGGGGTCGGCACCCTGGTGGCGGAGGGCAAGGAGGTCCGCGAGTTCGACGGCGAGCTCTATGTCATGGAGCGCGGCCTGATGGCCGACCTCTCCATCGTCAAGGCCTATGCCGGCGACGCCGAGGGCAACCTCGTCTACCGAAAGACCGCGCGGAACTTCAATCCGATGATGGCCACCGCGGGCAAGGCCTGCGTCGCCGAGGTCGAGAAGCTGGTGGAGATCGGGGCCCTGGACAAGGACAACATCCACACCCCAGGCATCTATGTGGACCGCATCGTGGCCGGCGCGAAGTACGAGAAGCGCATCGAGCGCGTCACGACGCGGCCGCGAGAAGACAAGGTGAGCGCTTAA
- a CDS encoding monovalent cation:proton antiporter-2 (CPA2) family protein → MHGDGLLIQALVYLAAGVISVPIAKRLGLGSVLGYLIAGVLVGPFVLDLVGEAGDVMKFAEFGVVILLFLIGLEVRPALLWRMRTAIFGLGGGQVAFTTALTGGAALLLGLPWQMALAVGLTLSMSSTAIVLASLEERGLRQGAVGEAAFGVLLFQDLAVIPLFALLPFLATIAPDAAAQAGGHGGDLLGDLPGWARALAIMGAVGAVVVGGKYLTQPIFRFIAAARLREIFTAFALLLVISVAALMQTVGLSPALGAFLAGVVLAESEFRRELETDIEPFRGLLLGLFFITVGAALDFGVILAQPLLLAGLVIGLMIFKAVAMYGAARIFRIPPLAAGTTAVALAQGGEFAFVLLTFTVGAGVIDPELAKLMTATVALSMAATPLAMLAHERLILSRPMAEGPKPEQQPFDEGEPHVIVAGFGRVGQISARLLMANDFNVVTLDSSIEQIETLRRFGRKVHYGDAARLDLLRTAGIEKAALLIVAIDDQDKAAELVEAARQAFPHLKILARAWDRRHAYDLLRNGADDVERETFEGALAMGRRALVTLGFSDYRATRAATFFRKLDKKLFDELAPISGEEENFIMAARDSRDTMDRLLAAEMRRAAEEEDQERRAAALASTKENQPV, encoded by the coding sequence ATGCATGGCGACGGACTTCTGATCCAGGCCCTGGTCTATCTGGCCGCGGGCGTGATCTCGGTCCCGATCGCCAAGCGCCTGGGACTGGGCTCGGTGCTGGGGTACCTGATCGCCGGCGTGCTGGTGGGCCCCTTCGTGCTCGACCTGGTCGGCGAAGCCGGAGACGTGATGAAGTTCGCCGAGTTCGGCGTGGTCATCCTGCTGTTCCTGATCGGGCTGGAGGTCCGCCCCGCGCTGCTGTGGCGGATGCGCACGGCGATCTTCGGCCTGGGCGGGGGCCAGGTGGCCTTCACCACGGCCCTGACCGGCGGCGCGGCCCTGTTGCTGGGCCTTCCGTGGCAGATGGCCCTGGCGGTCGGGCTCACCCTGTCGATGTCCTCCACCGCCATCGTGCTGGCCAGTCTCGAGGAGCGCGGCCTGCGTCAGGGCGCCGTCGGCGAGGCGGCCTTCGGCGTGCTGCTGTTCCAGGACCTGGCGGTGATCCCGCTCTTCGCCCTGCTGCCCTTCCTGGCCACCATCGCCCCCGACGCCGCGGCCCAGGCCGGCGGACATGGCGGCGACTTGCTGGGCGACCTGCCGGGCTGGGCGCGGGCGCTGGCCATCATGGGGGCGGTCGGAGCGGTGGTGGTCGGCGGCAAGTACCTGACCCAGCCGATCTTCCGGTTCATCGCCGCCGCCCGGCTGCGTGAGATATTCACCGCCTTCGCCCTGCTGCTGGTCATCAGCGTCGCGGCCCTGATGCAGACCGTCGGCCTGTCGCCGGCGCTGGGCGCCTTCCTGGCCGGGGTGGTGCTGGCCGAGAGCGAGTTCCGCCGCGAGCTGGAGACCGACATCGAGCCCTTCCGCGGCCTGCTGCTGGGGCTGTTCTTCATCACGGTCGGCGCGGCGCTGGACTTCGGCGTGATCCTGGCCCAGCCCCTGCTGCTGGCGGGGCTGGTGATCGGACTGATGATCTTCAAGGCCGTGGCCATGTACGGCGCGGCCCGGATCTTCCGCATCCCGCCGCTGGCGGCCGGCACCACGGCCGTGGCCCTGGCCCAGGGCGGGGAGTTCGCCTTCGTGCTGCTGACTTTCACAGTTGGGGCCGGAGTCATCGATCCTGAGCTCGCCAAGCTGATGACCGCCACCGTGGCGCTCTCCATGGCCGCCACGCCCCTGGCCATGCTCGCGCACGAGCGCCTGATCCTGAGCCGCCCCATGGCCGAGGGGCCAAAGCCCGAGCAGCAGCCTTTCGACGAGGGCGAGCCGCACGTGATCGTCGCGGGCTTCGGTCGGGTCGGCCAGATCTCGGCGCGCCTGCTGATGGCCAACGACTTCAACGTGGTGACCCTGGATTCCAGCATCGAGCAGATCGAGACCCTGCGCCGCTTCGGCCGGAAGGTGCACTATGGCGACGCCGCGCGACTGGACCTGCTGCGCACCGCGGGCATCGAGAAGGCCGCGCTGCTGATCGTGGCCATCGACGACCAGGACAAGGCCGCCGAGCTGGTGGAGGCCGCGCGTCAGGCCTTCCCGCACCTCAAGATCCTCGCACGCGCCTGGGATCGGCGGCACGCCTACGACCTGCTGCGCAACGGCGCCGACGATGTGGAGCGCGAGACGTTCGAGGGTGCGCTGGCCATGGGCCGCCGCGCCCTGGTGACGCTGGGCTTCAGCGACTACCGGGCCACCCGCGCGGCCACCTTCTTCCGGAAGCTGGACAAGAAGCTGTTCGACGAGCTCGCCCCGATTTCGGGCGAGGAGGAGAACTTCATCATGGCCGCCCGCGATTCACGCGACACCATGGACAGGCTGCTGGCCGCCGAGATGCGCCGCGCCGCCGAGGAGGAGGACCAGGAACGGCGAGCCGCCGCCCTGGCCTCCACCAAGGAGAATCAGCCCGTATAG
- a CDS encoding OmpA family protein, whose protein sequence is MRTWSALGACLFGAGALAACTTVDPYTGQTVRNNTGTGAIAGALGGAALGYLTNTNRSEQGRKNALIGAGIGALGGAAVGNYMDRQQADLRRDLAGSGVNVVRQGDNIVLQMPSDVTFGVDRSDIQPQFFGVLDSVARTLNGYPQTLVDVVGHADATGPDDYNQALSERRAASVAAYLVSPGRVLQDRLFVAGRGESAPTASNATDAGRAQNRRVEIVLQPYTG, encoded by the coding sequence ATGCGCACCTGGTCAGCCCTTGGGGCATGTTTGTTCGGCGCGGGCGCCTTGGCCGCCTGCACCACCGTCGACCCCTACACCGGACAGACCGTTCGGAACAACACCGGCACGGGGGCCATCGCCGGCGCCCTGGGCGGCGCGGCGTTGGGCTACCTCACCAACACCAATCGCAGCGAGCAGGGGCGCAAGAACGCCCTCATCGGCGCGGGGATCGGCGCCCTCGGCGGCGCGGCGGTGGGCAATTACATGGATCGGCAGCAGGCCGACCTGCGGCGCGATCTGGCCGGCAGCGGCGTCAACGTCGTGCGTCAGGGCGACAATATCGTTCTGCAGATGCCCAGCGACGTGACTTTCGGCGTCGATCGCTCCGACATCCAGCCGCAGTTCTTCGGCGTCTTGGATAGTGTCGCCCGCACCCTGAACGGCTATCCCCAGACCCTGGTGGACGTGGTCGGCCACGCCGACGCCACAGGCCCTGACGACTACAACCAGGCCCTGTCCGAGCGGCGCGCCGCCTCGGTGGCCGCCTATCTCGTGTCCCCCGGCCGAGTCCTCCAGGACCGCCTGTTCGTCGCCGGCCGTGGCGAAAGCGCGCCGACCGCCTCCAACGCCACGGATGCGGGCCGCGCGCAGAACCGTCGGGTCGAGATCGTCCTGCAGCCCTATACGGGCTGA
- a CDS encoding isopenicillin N synthase family oxygenase translates to MTPSIQPVSFQDFGRDFDGFARDLGGSFARYGFAVISDHGLPQDRIDRAIAAAKTFFALPEDVKKKYVGVGGQRGYTPFGIETAKDAQHFDLKEFWHMGRDLPAGHPYRASMPDNVWPAEVPEFRAEIAWLFETLDALGRKVLEAIAAYLKLDRHFFDATVDQGNSILRLLHYPPVPKDGPNIRAGAHEDINVITLLLGAEEAGLEVLDRDGRWLAINPPPGSVVCNIGDMLQRLTNKVLPSTTHRVVNPAPERRGFARYSTPFFLHFNPDYEIVTLPGCVDGAHPDQGLPPITADAFLQERLREIKLL, encoded by the coding sequence ATGACACCCTCCATTCAGCCCGTGTCGTTCCAGGATTTCGGACGCGATTTCGACGGCTTCGCCCGCGACCTGGGCGGCTCGTTCGCCCGCTACGGCTTCGCGGTGATCTCCGACCACGGCCTGCCCCAGGACCGCATCGACCGCGCCATCGCCGCGGCCAAGACCTTCTTCGCCCTGCCCGAGGATGTGAAGAAGAAGTACGTCGGGGTGGGCGGACAAAGGGGCTACACCCCCTTCGGCATCGAGACCGCCAAGGACGCCCAGCACTTCGACCTGAAGGAGTTCTGGCACATGGGCCGGGACCTGCCGGCGGGCCATCCCTACCGTGCCTCCATGCCCGACAATGTCTGGCCGGCCGAAGTCCCCGAGTTCCGCGCCGAGATCGCCTGGCTGTTCGAGACCCTGGACGCGCTCGGCCGCAAGGTCCTGGAGGCCATCGCCGCCTACCTGAAGCTCGACCGCCATTTCTTCGACGCCACCGTCGACCAGGGCAATTCGATCCTGCGCCTGCTGCACTATCCGCCGGTGCCGAAGGACGGCCCCAACATCCGCGCCGGGGCGCATGAGGACATCAATGTCATCACCCTGCTGCTCGGCGCGGAGGAGGCCGGGCTGGAGGTCCTCGACCGCGATGGCCGATGGCTGGCGATCAATCCGCCGCCCGGCTCGGTGGTGTGCAATATCGGCGACATGCTGCAGCGGCTGACCAACAAGGTGCTGCCCTCGACCACCCACCGGGTGGTCAATCCCGCGCCCGAGCGGCGGGGCTTCGCGCGCTATTCGACGCCCTTCTTCCTGCACTTCAATCCGGACTACGAGATCGTCACCCTGCCTGGTTGCGTCGACGGTGCGCACCCCGACCAGGGACTGCCGCCGATCACCGCCGACGCCTTCCTTCAGGAGCGGCTGCGCGAGATCAAGCTGCTTTAG
- a CDS encoding ATP-binding protein — MSEEGPALQAEAQRLAAIATLDLDELKPTFERIGRLARAFSRVQLGDVVLVGAKRTWHASIGPDWTDEQVSEDQSFSQVAVESDEVLWVADTRKDSRFASHPHVTGSEGVRFYAGAAIRLGGQRIGVVCVAHHEPRAYDPELADYLIDLAAIAANECSRHQAQRDLVKAAQEARRSEERVKLALEIGEVRMWEMDYQRGSLSTVGFDYTELGMEPTFDLMMADMWFGIHRDDRAGAQRAWEDHVTHGVPFRETYRVLQKDGPHQWHYSACEATKDEQGRVIRAIGVLRNIDNQKRGELELLKAKDEAEAANKAKSEFLANMSHEIRTPLNGVMGIAGALARTELCGSQAEMVELIETSAQTLEALLTDILDLARIEAGRMEIRPEPFDLTTSVNACAALFEASAQAKDIELKVELEPYAQGMFEGDAPRIRQVLTNLLGNAVKFTSGGEVKLSVRARRDETTTHLTFAVSDTGIGFDEKTRQRLFGRFQQADGSITRKYGGTGLGLAISRSLAEAMGGDLTAEATPGKGATFYLSLELPRREGTVEMWGEHETHQTEEAELDTMRVLLAEDHPTNRRVVELILGAAGVDLISVENGAEAVDEAARSRFDLILMDMQMPVMDGLTAIKAIRRREARNNEPRTPIYTLTANAMPEHAQASSAAGADGHVTKPVTAERLLHVVEQVWTERSNGAAAGPVALSA; from the coding sequence ATGTCCGAGGAAGGACCGGCTTTGCAGGCCGAGGCCCAGCGCCTCGCCGCCATCGCGACCCTTGATTTGGACGAGCTGAAGCCGACCTTCGAGCGGATCGGCCGGCTGGCCCGCGCCTTTTCCCGCGTGCAGCTGGGCGACGTGGTCCTGGTGGGCGCCAAGCGCACCTGGCACGCCAGCATCGGACCGGACTGGACCGACGAACAGGTCAGCGAGGACCAGTCGTTCTCACAGGTTGCGGTCGAAAGCGACGAGGTCCTGTGGGTGGCCGACACCCGCAAGGACAGCCGCTTCGCGTCGCACCCACATGTCACGGGTTCTGAGGGCGTGCGATTCTACGCTGGCGCCGCCATCCGCCTGGGCGGACAGCGCATCGGCGTGGTCTGCGTCGCCCACCACGAGCCCCGCGCCTATGACCCGGAGCTCGCCGACTACCTGATCGACCTCGCCGCCATCGCCGCCAACGAATGCTCCCGCCACCAGGCCCAGCGCGACCTGGTCAAGGCCGCCCAGGAGGCCCGCCGTTCGGAAGAGCGGGTCAAGCTCGCCCTGGAGATCGGCGAGGTCCGCATGTGGGAGATGGACTATCAGCGCGGCTCGCTCAGCACCGTGGGGTTCGACTATACGGAGCTCGGCATGGAGCCGACCTTCGACCTGATGATGGCCGACATGTGGTTCGGCATCCATCGCGACGACCGCGCCGGCGCCCAGCGCGCTTGGGAGGATCACGTGACCCACGGGGTCCCCTTCCGCGAGACCTATCGGGTCCTGCAGAAGGACGGGCCGCATCAGTGGCACTACTCGGCGTGCGAGGCCACCAAGGACGAGCAGGGGCGGGTGATCCGCGCCATCGGCGTGCTGCGCAACATCGACAATCAGAAGCGCGGCGAGCTGGAACTGCTGAAGGCCAAGGACGAGGCCGAGGCGGCCAACAAGGCCAAGAGCGAATTCCTGGCCAATATGAGCCACGAGATCCGCACCCCCTTGAACGGGGTGATGGGCATCGCCGGCGCCCTGGCCCGCACCGAGCTGTGTGGAAGTCAGGCCGAGATGGTCGAGCTGATCGAGACCTCGGCCCAGACCCTGGAAGCCCTGCTCACCGACATCCTGGACCTGGCCCGCATCGAGGCCGGGCGAATGGAGATCCGGCCCGAGCCCTTCGACCTGACCACCTCGGTCAACGCCTGCGCGGCCCTGTTCGAGGCCTCGGCCCAGGCCAAGGACATCGAGCTGAAAGTCGAGCTGGAGCCCTACGCCCAGGGCATGTTCGAGGGCGATGCTCCGCGCATCCGCCAGGTCCTCACCAACCTGCTGGGCAATGCGGTGAAGTTCACCTCCGGCGGCGAGGTGAAGCTCTCGGTCCGCGCCCGCCGCGACGAGACCACCACTCACCTCACCTTCGCGGTCTCCGACACCGGCATCGGCTTCGACGAAAAGACCCGCCAGCGGCTGTTCGGCCGTTTCCAACAGGCCGACGGCTCGATCACCCGCAAGTACGGGGGCACGGGCCTGGGCCTGGCCATCTCCCGCTCCCTGGCCGAGGCCATGGGCGGCGACCTGACCGCCGAGGCCACCCCGGGCAAGGGCGCGACCTTCTACCTGTCCCTGGAGCTCCCGCGCCGCGAGGGCACCGTGGAGATGTGGGGCGAGCACGAGACCCACCAGACCGAGGAAGCCGAGTTGGACACCATGCGCGTCCTGCTGGCCGAGGATCATCCGACCAACCGGCGGGTGGTGGAGCTGATCCTGGGCGCGGCCGGGGTCGACCTGATCAGCGTCGAGAACGGCGCCGAGGCGGTGGACGAAGCCGCCCGCTCGCGCTTCGACCTGATCCTCATGGACATGCAGATGCCGGTGATGGACGGCCTGACCGCCATCAAGGCCATCCGCCGCCGCGAGGCGCGCAACAACGAGCCGCGCACCCCGATCTACACTCTCACCGCCAACGCCATGCCGGAGCACGCACAGGCCTCGTCGGCCGCGGGCGCCGACGGTCACGTAACCAAGCCGGTCACCGCCGAACGCCTGCTGCACGTGGTCGAACAGGTTTGGACGGAGCGGTCCAACGGCGCGGCCGCCGGGCCGGTGGCGCTGAGCGCCTAG
- a CDS encoding TetR/AcrR family transcriptional regulator: protein MAERNGGRSTDRFARKREAILDASTLILNQKGVKGLTLGVAAAAVGLSTTSVTYYFKRKDDLAAACMMRGIAWLQGAADQAMGQSTPAARLRMLLELYLERLRLTAVGEAPPLPALSDIRALNNPRRAEVSEAFLKLFRKVRGVFDTPDLAWLGRGRRTARTHMLMEQIFWAAAWLPKYDAEDYPRICERMLDILTGGLAVAGAEWAPAQIPLADLAARDGQEMSRETFLLAATRLVNSRGYRGASVDKISAALNVTKGSFYHHNDAKEDLVVACFDRTFEVMRRVQRLAMGLAGDQWLKLTSAAAALAEYQLSEYGPLLRTTALSALPEAIREEQVAHSNRVSDRFASMISDGISEGSVRPVDPFIAAQMLNATLNAGAELGVWVHGVTQKAAPSVFARPLLMGIFSK from the coding sequence ATGGCTGAGCGCAACGGCGGCCGATCGACCGACCGTTTCGCGCGCAAGCGCGAAGCGATCCTGGACGCCTCGACCCTGATCCTCAACCAGAAGGGCGTGAAGGGCCTGACCCTGGGCGTGGCCGCCGCGGCAGTCGGTCTCTCCACCACCAGCGTCACCTACTATTTCAAGCGCAAGGACGACCTGGCCGCCGCCTGCATGATGCGCGGGATCGCCTGGTTGCAGGGCGCCGCCGACCAGGCCATGGGCCAGTCCACGCCGGCGGCCCGCCTGCGCATGCTGCTGGAGCTTTATCTGGAACGCCTGCGGCTGACCGCCGTGGGCGAGGCGCCGCCCCTGCCGGCGCTCTCCGATATCCGGGCCCTGAACAATCCGCGCCGCGCCGAGGTCAGCGAGGCCTTCCTGAAGCTGTTCCGCAAGGTGCGCGGGGTGTTCGACACCCCAGACCTCGCCTGGCTGGGCCGCGGTCGCCGCACGGCGCGCACCCACATGCTCATGGAGCAGATCTTCTGGGCCGCGGCCTGGCTTCCGAAATACGACGCCGAGGACTATCCGCGTATCTGCGAGCGCATGCTGGACATCCTGACGGGCGGCCTGGCCGTGGCGGGCGCCGAATGGGCGCCGGCTCAGATCCCGCTCGCCGACCTGGCGGCCCGCGACGGCCAGGAGATGAGCCGCGAGACCTTCCTGCTGGCCGCCACGCGGCTGGTCAATTCGCGCGGCTATCGCGGCGCCTCGGTGGACAAGATCTCGGCCGCGCTCAACGTCACCAAGGGCTCGTTCTACCACCACAACGACGCCAAGGAGGATCTGGTGGTCGCCTGCTTCGACCGCACCTTCGAGGTGATGCGCCGGGTCCAGCGCCTGGCCATGGGCCTGGCCGGCGACCAGTGGCTGAAGCTGACCAGCGCCGCGGCCGCGCTGGCCGAATACCAGCTCTCGGAGTACGGGCCGCTGCTGCGCACCACGGCCCTGTCGGCCCTGCCCGAGGCCATCCGCGAGGAGCAGGTGGCCCATTCCAACCGGGTGTCCGACCGTTTCGCCTCGATGATCTCGGACGGGATCTCGGAGGGGTCGGTCCGCCCGGTCGATCCGTTCATCGCCGCACAGATGCTGAACGCCACCCTCAACGCCGGAGCGGAGCTCGGGGTCTGGGTCCACGGCGTCACCCAGAAGGCCGCGCCCTCGGTGTTCGCCCGGCCGCTGCTGATGGGAATCTTTTCGAAGTAG
- a CDS encoding short-chain fatty acyl-CoA regulator family protein — MAVATTDRKLFLGARMKRLRRELGLTQTRMAEDLGVSPSYLNLLERNQRPVTAQVLLRLAEAYDLDLKSLSSDPDSAGATGLSEVFSDQMFRDLGVARHEIAEVADSAPGVAEAIVRLYRSYLDQRRLTDLGAIGRPEEGGASSSSVIPSDWVRDFIQDQKNYFAELEEAADELVAELAYEPQEFHNAARERLAKRHGIQVRVVPLDVLPESVRRYDHHRKRLFLSEVLTGAGRSFSLAYQLAILEYGPMLDAMADRSGPPDRPTRALLKVSLTNYLAAALMMPYAAFHEAAERTAYDIELVRARFGVSFEQACHRLTTLSRPGARGVPFFMLRVDSAGNISKRFAGATFPFSRFGGTCPRWNIHTSFRTPSRIVTQIVETPDGQRYFTLSRTVSRIATPYAGDDSELAIGMGCELKFAERLVYSRGIDLRDPVATAIGPACRICERPACPQRAAEPINRTLTVDDFTKSISPYPFAAG; from the coding sequence ATGGCCGTCGCGACCACAGACCGGAAACTGTTCCTGGGCGCCCGCATGAAGCGTCTGCGCCGTGAGCTGGGTCTGACCCAGACCCGCATGGCCGAGGATCTCGGCGTCTCGCCGAGCTATCTCAACCTTCTGGAACGCAATCAGAGGCCGGTGACCGCCCAGGTGCTGCTTCGCCTGGCCGAGGCCTATGACCTCGACCTGAAGAGCCTGTCGTCGGACCCGGACTCGGCCGGCGCCACCGGACTGTCCGAGGTGTTCTCCGACCAGATGTTCCGCGACCTGGGCGTGGCGCGCCACGAGATCGCCGAGGTGGCCGATTCCGCCCCCGGGGTGGCGGAGGCCATCGTACGGCTCTACCGATCCTACCTGGACCAGCGCCGGCTCACCGACCTGGGCGCCATCGGGCGGCCGGAGGAGGGCGGGGCCTCATCGTCGTCGGTGATCCCGTCGGACTGGGTGCGCGACTTCATCCAGGACCAGAAGAACTATTTCGCAGAGCTGGAGGAGGCCGCCGACGAGTTGGTGGCCGAGCTGGCCTACGAGCCGCAGGAGTTCCACAACGCGGCCCGCGAGCGGCTGGCCAAGCGCCACGGCATCCAGGTCCGGGTGGTGCCGCTCGACGTCTTGCCGGAGTCAGTCCGCCGCTACGACCATCACCGCAAGCGGCTGTTCCTGTCGGAGGTGCTGACCGGCGCGGGGCGTTCCTTCTCGCTCGCCTACCAGCTGGCGATCCTGGAATACGGCCCGATGCTGGACGCCATGGCCGACCGTTCCGGTCCGCCCGACCGCCCGACCCGCGCGCTGCTGAAGGTGAGCCTCACCAACTACCTGGCCGCCGCCCTGATGATGCCGTACGCGGCGTTCCACGAGGCCGCCGAGCGCACGGCCTATGACATCGAGCTGGTCCGCGCCCGTTTCGGCGTGTCGTTTGAACAGGCCTGCCACCGCCTGACCACCCTGTCGCGGCCCGGCGCGCGCGGTGTGCCGTTCTTCATGCTGCGGGTGGATTCGGCGGGCAATATCTCCAAGCGGTTCGCCGGGGCGACCTTCCCCTTCTCGCGGTTCGGCGGCACCTGCCCGCGCTGGAACATCCACACCAGCTTCCGCACCCCATCGCGCATCGTCACCCAGATCGTCGAGACCCCTGACGGCCAGCGCTACTTCACCTTGTCGCGAACCGTCAGCCGTATCGCCACGCCCTATGCCGGCGACGACTCCGAACTGGCCATCGGCATGGGCTGCGAGCTGAAGTTCGCCGAACGACTGGTCTATTCCCGCGGCATCGACCTGCGCGACCCCGTGGCCACGGCCATCGGCCCCGCGTGCCGGATCTGCGAGCGGCCCGCCTGTCCGCAACGGGCGGCCGAACCCATCAACCGCACCCTGACGGTGGACGACTTCACCAAGTCGATCTCGCCCTATCCGTTCGCCGCCGGTTGA
- a CDS encoding isocitrate lyase, with amino-acid sequence MAYQDHIIEMGQLIKSKNGTWDGINAESVARMRLQNRFKTGLEIARYTADIMRKDMAAYDADSANYTQSLGCWHGFIGQQKMIAIKKHFGTTDRKYLYLSGWMVAALRSDFGPLPDQSMHEKTSVPALIEELYTFLRQADARELGGLFRDLDAARAAGDKAKEEKLLDAVDNFQTHVVPIIADIDAGFGNAEATYLLAKKMIEAGACALQIENQVSDEKQCGHQDGKVTVPHEDFLQKVRACRYAFLELGVENGIIVTRTDSLGAGLTKQIAVSNAPGDLGDQYNSFLDCEEITPENANNGDVVLNRNGKLLRPKRLPSNLFQFREGTGEDRCVLDSITSLQNGADLLWIETEKPHVSQIAGMMDRIREVIPNAKLVYNNSPSFNWTLNFRQQVFDAYKAAGKDVSAYDREKLMSVDYDGTELAVEADERIRTFQADGAKRAGIFHHLITLPTYHTAALSTDNLAKEYFGAAGMLGYVLGVQRQEIRQGIACVKHQNMSGSDIGDDHKEYFAGEAALKAGGVHNTMGQFA; translated from the coding sequence ATGGCATACCAAGACCACATCATCGAGATGGGCCAGCTCATCAAGAGCAAGAACGGCACCTGGGACGGCATCAACGCCGAGTCCGTGGCCCGTATGCGCCTGCAGAACCGCTTCAAGACCGGCCTGGAGATCGCCCGCTACACCGCCGACATCATGCGCAAGGACATGGCGGCCTACGACGCGGACTCGGCCAACTACACCCAGTCGCTGGGCTGCTGGCACGGCTTCATCGGCCAGCAGAAGATGATCGCCATCAAGAAGCACTTCGGCACCACCGACCGGAAGTACCTCTACCTGTCGGGCTGGATGGTCGCGGCGCTGCGTTCCGACTTCGGCCCGCTGCCCGACCAGTCGATGCACGAGAAGACCTCGGTGCCGGCCCTGATCGAAGAGCTGTACACCTTCCTGCGCCAGGCCGACGCCCGTGAGCTGGGCGGCCTGTTCCGCGACCTCGACGCGGCCCGCGCCGCGGGCGACAAGGCCAAGGAAGAAAAGCTGCTCGACGCCGTCGACAACTTCCAGACCCACGTCGTTCCGATCATCGCCGACATCGACGCCGGCTTCGGCAACGCCGAGGCGACCTACCTGCTGGCCAAGAAGATGATCGAGGCTGGGGCCTGCGCCCTGCAGATCGAGAACCAGGTCTCCGACGAGAAGCAGTGCGGCCACCAGGACGGCAAGGTCACCGTGCCGCACGAGGACTTCCTGCAGAAGGTCCGCGCCTGCCGCTACGCCTTCCTGGAGCTGGGCGTCGAGAACGGCATTATCGTCACCCGCACCGACTCGCTGGGCGCCGGCCTCACCAAGCAGATCGCCGTCAGCAACGCGCCGGGCGACCTGGGCGACCAGTACAACAGCTTCCTCGACTGCGAGGAGATCACGCCCGAGAACGCCAACAACGGCGACGTGGTCCTGAACCGCAACGGCAAGCTGCTGCGTCCCAAGCGCCTGCCGTCCAACCTGTTCCAGTTCCGCGAAGGCACCGGCGAGGACCGCTGCGTCCTCGACAGCATCACCTCGTTGCAGAACGGCGCCGACCTGCTGTGGATCGAGACCGAGAAGCCCCACGTCAGCCAGATCGCCGGCATGATGGACCGCATCCGCGAGGTCATCCCCAACGCCAAGCTGGTCTACAACAACAGCCCGTCCTTCAACTGGACCCTGAACTTCCGCCAGCAGGTGTTCGACGCCTACAAGGCGGCGGGCAAGGACGTCTCGGCCTATGACCGCGAAAAGCTGATGAGCGTCGACTACGACGGCACCGAACTGGCCGTCGAGGCCGACGAGCGCATCCGCACCTTCCAGGCGGACGGCGCCAAGCGGGCCGGCATCTTCCACCACCTGATCACCCTGCCGACCTACCACACCGCCGCGCTCAGCACGGACAACCTGGCCAAGGAATACTTCGGCGCGGCCGGCATGCTCGGCTACGTCCTCGGCGTCCAGCGCCAGGAAATCCGCCAGGGCATCGCCTGTGTGAAGCACCAGAACATGTCGGGCTCCGACATCGGCGACGATCACAAGGAATACTTCGCCGGCGAGGCTGCCCTGAAGGCCGGCGGCGTCCACAACACGATGGGCCAGTTCGCCTAG